A single region of the Microlunatus panaciterrae genome encodes:
- a CDS encoding CBS domain-containing protein, translating to MRARDLVLHHPVLRSDDDALDAARVLAEQRLPGVLVLDSRGQPSAVLLASRLIQLLVPGYVLEDPTLAAVVDEPHADRLSRALAGLTVGDCLPKAPMTPSVADPNDTALEIAALMVREHTSMVAVVERRSEEKEPAVLGVITASHLLQRLLDVRA from the coding sequence ATGCGCGCTCGTGATCTTGTCCTCCACCATCCCGTCCTCAGGTCCGACGACGACGCCCTCGATGCTGCCCGGGTGCTCGCCGAGCAGCGACTGCCGGGTGTACTCGTGCTCGACTCCCGGGGCCAGCCCAGCGCGGTGCTGCTCGCCTCCCGCCTCATCCAGCTGCTGGTGCCCGGCTACGTCCTGGAGGATCCGACCCTGGCGGCCGTCGTCGACGAACCGCACGCGGACAGGCTCAGCCGCGCCCTGGCCGGACTCACGGTCGGCGACTGCCTGCCCAAGGCGCCGATGACGCCGTCGGTGGCCGACCCGAATGACACTGCGCTCGAGATTGCCGCCTTGATGGTCCGCGAGCACACCTCGATGGTGGCTGTGGTCGAGCGGCGGTCAGAGGAGAAGGAGCCTGCCGTGCTCGGAGTGATCACCGCCTCGCACCTGCTCCAGCGCCTGCTCGACGTGCGGGCCTGA
- the nhaA gene encoding Na+/H+ antiporter NhaA yields MNLARKKLVLFGAADSRDQIAVADVLRQETVGGALMLVATVVALGWANLGTSSYDHVRHLQLGPLSLQHWAADGILTIFFFVAGLELKRELTVGSLSRPAEALVPIAAAACGMVVPAALYLAVNVPIPGGQPQGWAIPMATDIAFALAILAVVGSRLPASLRAFLLTLAIVDDLGAIVIIATVFTSGIQLLWLAAAAGCAGLWWLLQRRQVPGWYLYLPLAVMTWACTLQSGVHPTIAGVALGLLTRSGTATHDPLIDRWEHLWRPVSAGFAVPVFALLSAGVVLSPAVLSQLVREPLAVGVMVGLLAGKSLGIFGGAYLTARFTRAELAPDLRWREVFAVAVLAGVGFTVALLISDLAFAGDTEKADQAKAAVLIASLVAAVVGAVLLRRRGNQRRGGGTAARQSHDDDLPAEEGS; encoded by the coding sequence ATGAACCTCGCCCGCAAGAAGCTCGTTCTGTTCGGCGCTGCGGACAGCCGCGACCAGATCGCCGTCGCAGACGTGCTGCGTCAGGAGACCGTCGGTGGCGCACTGATGCTGGTGGCCACGGTCGTCGCACTCGGCTGGGCCAACCTCGGCACCTCCTCCTACGACCACGTCCGGCATCTGCAACTCGGGCCGCTCAGCCTTCAGCACTGGGCCGCCGACGGGATACTGACCATCTTCTTCTTCGTCGCCGGACTGGAGCTGAAGCGTGAGCTGACCGTGGGATCGCTGTCCCGTCCGGCCGAGGCGCTGGTGCCGATTGCCGCGGCCGCCTGTGGCATGGTGGTTCCGGCCGCGCTCTACCTCGCTGTCAACGTGCCGATCCCTGGTGGTCAGCCGCAGGGCTGGGCGATCCCGATGGCGACCGATATCGCCTTCGCCCTGGCGATCCTGGCGGTAGTGGGTTCGAGACTCCCGGCCTCGCTGCGCGCCTTCCTGCTGACTCTGGCGATCGTCGATGATCTTGGTGCCATCGTCATCATCGCCACCGTGTTCACCTCGGGCATCCAGCTGCTCTGGCTCGCGGCTGCGGCCGGCTGTGCGGGCCTTTGGTGGCTGCTGCAGCGTCGTCAGGTCCCAGGCTGGTACCTCTACCTCCCGCTGGCCGTCATGACCTGGGCCTGCACCCTGCAGAGCGGTGTGCACCCTACTATTGCCGGGGTGGCGCTGGGGCTGCTGACACGGTCCGGGACCGCTACCCACGACCCGCTGATCGACCGCTGGGAGCATCTCTGGCGGCCTGTCTCGGCCGGCTTCGCCGTGCCGGTCTTCGCCCTGTTGTCGGCCGGTGTGGTGCTCTCACCAGCCGTCCTCAGCCAACTCGTCCGCGAGCCCCTGGCGGTGGGGGTGATGGTCGGCCTGCTGGCGGGGAAGTCGCTGGGCATCTTCGGCGGGGCCTACCTCACCGCCCGGTTCACGCGCGCCGAGCTCGCTCCCGACCTGCGCTGGCGGGAGGTGTTCGCGGTCGCCGTGCTGGCAGGCGTCGGTTTCACGGTGGCGCTGCTGATCTCCGACCTGGCGTTCGCCGGCGACACCGAGAAGGCCGACCAGGCCAAGGCGGCCGTACTGATCGCCTCCCTGGTCGCCGCGGTTGTGGGGGCCGTCCTGCTCAGACGCCGGGGCAACCAGCGGCGCGGCGGTGGCACCGCCGCCAGGCAGTCCCACGATGACGACCTCCCAGCCGAAGAAGGGTCCTGA
- the acs gene encoding acetate--CoA ligase, whose amino-acid sequence MSDEALSNLLREDRRFPPPAELAAHANVTTATYEQADADFEGFWAAQAERISWGKAPTQVLDWSNAPFAKWYADGTLNAAYNCLDRHVENGLGDKVAYHFEGEPGDTRSITYAELTAEVCQAANALTELGVKAGDRVAIYMPMIPEAIMAMLACARIGAPHVVVFGGFSAEALATRIQDCGVEIVVTTDGGFRRGSPSPLKPAVDEALLECPTVRNVLVVQRTKQDTPMTEGRDLWWHEFVGKQSTQHAYENFPAEHPLYVMYTSGSTGKPKGILHTTGGYLVGTSYTQWATFDLKPDTDIFWTAADIGWVTGHSYLVYGPLANGSTSLMYEGTPDTPHRGRWWELIEKYKVSILYCAPTAIRTFMKWGAEHPEKFDLSSLRVLGSVGEPINPEAYVWYRHFIGGDRTPVVDTWWQTETGMHMISPMPGVTEGKPGAAMRAIPGVVVDVVNDEGVPVADGEGGYLVVRKPWPAMLRTLWGDDKRYAETYWSRFPGAYFAGDGAKKDSDGDIWLLGRVDDVMNVSGHRLSTTEIESALVSHPKVAEAAVVGATDETTGQAIVAFVILRGDAGDGGPDVVTELRNHVSKEIGPIAKPRQIMVVEELPKTRSGKIMRRLLRDIAENRELGDVTTLTDSSVMHLIKENLSSSSSAED is encoded by the coding sequence GTGAGCGACGAAGCCCTGTCCAATCTGCTGCGTGAAGACCGGCGGTTCCCGCCCCCGGCCGAGCTCGCGGCGCACGCCAATGTGACGACCGCCACGTATGAGCAGGCCGACGCTGACTTCGAGGGGTTCTGGGCAGCGCAGGCCGAGCGGATCAGCTGGGGCAAGGCTCCGACCCAGGTGCTGGACTGGAGCAACGCGCCTTTTGCCAAGTGGTACGCCGACGGCACCTTGAACGCCGCCTACAACTGCCTCGACCGTCACGTCGAGAACGGGCTCGGCGACAAGGTCGCCTACCACTTCGAGGGCGAGCCGGGAGACACCAGGTCGATCACCTACGCCGAGCTGACGGCCGAGGTGTGCCAGGCGGCCAACGCGCTGACCGAGCTCGGCGTCAAAGCGGGTGACCGCGTCGCCATCTACATGCCGATGATCCCCGAAGCGATCATGGCCATGCTGGCCTGCGCTCGGATCGGCGCCCCGCATGTGGTGGTGTTCGGAGGTTTCTCGGCCGAAGCGCTGGCCACCCGGATCCAGGACTGCGGTGTCGAGATCGTGGTCACCACCGACGGCGGCTTCCGTCGCGGGTCGCCGTCGCCGTTGAAGCCGGCCGTCGACGAGGCGCTGCTGGAGTGCCCGACGGTCCGCAACGTGCTGGTCGTCCAACGGACCAAGCAGGACACCCCGATGACCGAGGGCCGCGACCTGTGGTGGCACGAGTTCGTCGGCAAGCAGTCCACCCAGCACGCGTACGAGAACTTCCCGGCCGAGCACCCCCTCTATGTGATGTACACGTCCGGCAGCACGGGCAAGCCGAAGGGCATCCTGCACACCACCGGTGGCTACCTGGTCGGCACCTCCTACACCCAGTGGGCGACCTTCGACCTGAAGCCCGACACCGACATCTTCTGGACCGCGGCCGATATCGGCTGGGTGACCGGGCACTCCTACCTCGTCTATGGCCCGCTGGCCAACGGCAGCACCAGCCTGATGTACGAGGGGACGCCGGACACGCCGCACCGCGGTCGCTGGTGGGAGCTGATCGAGAAGTACAAGGTGAGCATCCTCTATTGCGCGCCGACCGCCATCCGCACCTTCATGAAGTGGGGGGCCGAGCATCCGGAGAAGTTCGACCTGAGCTCGCTCCGGGTACTCGGATCGGTGGGTGAGCCGATCAACCCGGAGGCGTACGTCTGGTACCGGCACTTCATCGGCGGAGACCGGACCCCGGTGGTCGACACCTGGTGGCAGACCGAGACCGGGATGCACATGATCTCCCCGATGCCGGGCGTGACCGAGGGCAAGCCCGGAGCGGCCATGCGGGCCATCCCGGGCGTCGTGGTCGACGTCGTCAACGACGAAGGCGTCCCGGTCGCCGACGGTGAGGGCGGCTATCTGGTGGTGCGGAAGCCGTGGCCGGCGATGCTGCGGACGCTGTGGGGCGACGACAAGCGCTACGCCGAGACCTACTGGTCGCGGTTCCCGGGCGCCTACTTCGCCGGCGACGGCGCGAAGAAGGACAGCGACGGCGACATCTGGCTGCTGGGCCGGGTCGATGACGTGATGAACGTGTCCGGCCACCGCCTCTCGACGACGGAGATCGAGTCCGCACTGGTGTCCCACCCGAAGGTGGCGGAGGCGGCCGTGGTCGGCGCGACCGACGAGACGACCGGACAGGCGATCGTGGCCTTCGTCATCCTGCGCGGCGATGCCGGTGACGGCGGACCCGATGTGGTCACCGAGCTCCGCAACCATGTGTCCAAGGAGATCGGTCCGATCGCCAAGCCGCGCCAGATCATGGTGGTGGAGGAGCTGCCGAAGACCCGCTCGGGCAAGATCATGCGACGGCTGTTGCGCGACATTGCCGAGAATCGGGAGCTGGGCGACGTCACCACCCTGACTGACTCCAGCGTGATGCATCTCATCAAGGAGAATCTCAGTTCTTCTTCGTCAGCCGAGGACTGA
- a CDS encoding VOC family protein, which yields MKVLQVAQRAADLERAAAWYSDLLGVGPSAVFDPPGLVFFQVDGVRLLLDRGAPTALLYFEVPDVRDFARNWRERGGVVESEPHVIFSHADDALGPAGTDEWMAFVRDSEDNLVGLVSRAPSSG from the coding sequence ATGAAGGTGTTGCAGGTGGCTCAGCGGGCTGCCGATCTCGAGCGTGCGGCAGCCTGGTACTCCGACCTGCTCGGTGTCGGACCAAGCGCAGTCTTCGATCCGCCGGGCCTGGTCTTCTTCCAGGTCGATGGGGTGCGGCTGCTCCTCGACCGGGGGGCGCCGACGGCGCTGCTGTATTTCGAGGTCCCCGACGTCAGAGACTTCGCCAGGAACTGGCGCGAGCGTGGCGGGGTGGTCGAAAGCGAGCCGCACGTCATCTTCAGCCATGCCGATGACGCACTCGGCCCGGCAGGGACCGACGAGTGGATGGCCTTCGTCCGCGATTCTGAGGACAATCTGGTCGGGCTGGTGAGCAGGGCACCGTCCTCCGGTTAG
- a CDS encoding TetR/AcrR family transcriptional regulator: protein MTTTSPRSRPRVEGEREAEIFSATRQLLVEYGYDRLTLAAVASAAKASKATLYRRWSGKADLVIDAVAGGGADRVIDTGSLRGDLMAAAETPGDLADDLPGMIGALVAALHRDAELTEAFRTRFLEPKLTQTRTIFERARDRGEVAGQADLQTLGSILPALCSHEAFLFGVQTTPERIRQIIDEVVLPACRATLDSDS from the coding sequence ATGACGACCACATCACCGCGTAGCCGCCCCCGGGTGGAGGGCGAACGTGAGGCTGAGATCTTCTCCGCGACCCGCCAACTGCTCGTCGAGTACGGCTACGACCGACTGACCCTGGCCGCCGTCGCGTCGGCCGCGAAGGCCAGCAAGGCGACGCTCTATCGCCGTTGGTCGGGCAAGGCCGACCTGGTGATCGACGCCGTTGCCGGTGGTGGCGCCGATCGGGTGATCGATACCGGTTCGCTCCGCGGTGACCTGATGGCGGCTGCCGAGACGCCTGGTGACCTCGCCGACGATCTGCCCGGAATGATCGGGGCGTTGGTGGCCGCCCTGCATCGGGACGCGGAGCTGACCGAGGCCTTCAGAACGAGGTTCCTCGAGCCCAAGCTGACCCAGACCCGGACGATCTTCGAGCGTGCCCGGGATCGCGGCGAGGTCGCCGGACAGGCCGACCTCCAGACCCTGGGCTCCATCCTGCCCGCCCTCTGCAGCCACGAGGCGTTCCTGTTCGGGGTCCAGACCACCCCTGAGCGCATCAGGCAGATCATCGACGAGGTCGTGCTGCCCGCCTGCCGGGCCACCCTCGACTCCGACAGCTGA
- a CDS encoding efflux RND transporter permease subunit yields MSTLAHLSLRNRALIALVTVFVMIFGVITTTQLKRELIPSLTIPTAVVYTTYPGASPQVVEERVTVPVEQAVLGLSGLESSSSTSSTGVSAVTVNMTYGTNMSTVQQDLQAAISRIKALLPDEADSQVITGSIDDFPVLQLSVTDEGSKSALAERLKTVVVPELEKVDGVRAVSVAGAPQPRVQIDLDLKKLTAAGLAPTAVTGALGASGAVISAGTLTEGSRTLAVTVGKRLRSAADVAGLPMVNPRGQQTTIGDVAKVTDAVAPATSVARTNGKDSLSLSITKTPDGNTVDVSDAVNAALPDLAKKLGKGAAFTTVFDQAPFITQSIDDLTTEGGLGLLMAVIVILVFLLSVRATLVTAISIPVSVLITMIGLRVSDYSLNILTLGALTIAIGRVVDDSIVVIENIKRHLSYGEPKLTAILTAVREVASAITAATMTTVAVFLPIGLVGGQVGELFRPFAVTVGLALLASLLVSLTIVPVLAYWFLRSPGGRVVPAEVRHRAEEKERTSILQRGYLPLLRRTIRHPVITLLLAAVILGGTVALTPLLQTNFLGSSGQNTLTVRQQYEPSLSLDSKSDEARKVEQAIRDVHGVVTVQTTVGSSGGAEAAFGGSSSDSAIFSVTTDEKVDQATIEADVRASLDRLPNGDALTVSASDSGFGSNAVEVVINAPDSGRLSDAATAVLTEMKKVPGVAEVSSSLSADQPMIQVSVDRAKAAKAGVSDRAVAQTLKGVLAPATVGSIETGGSTQDVVLSSGDVPVSLDELRDLMINSSTGQVKLRDVARVEEVKVATSVAHTDGQRSATVSLTPAGENLREVNAAVTQALTRVDLPEGVDAKLGGVTADQADAFTQLGLALLVAIAIVYVVMVATFKSLIQPLILLVSVPFAATGALLALLITGTPLGVPSLIGLLMLVGIVVTNAIVLIDLVNHYRTAGQSIEDALINGARQRLRPILMTAVATIMALTPMALGVTGGGVFISQPLAIVVIGGLISSTALTLVLVPVLYELVETTKRRRAERRGLESAGAEAAPRRAAL; encoded by the coding sequence ATGTCAACGCTGGCGCACCTCAGCCTCCGCAATCGGGCCCTGATCGCCCTCGTCACCGTGTTCGTGATGATCTTCGGCGTCATCACCACCACGCAGCTGAAGCGCGAGTTGATCCCGTCGCTGACGATCCCGACGGCGGTGGTCTACACCACCTACCCGGGAGCTTCGCCGCAGGTCGTCGAGGAACGGGTGACCGTCCCGGTCGAGCAGGCCGTGCTGGGGCTTTCCGGGTTGGAGTCCTCGTCGTCCACTTCGAGTACCGGCGTCTCGGCGGTGACGGTCAACATGACCTACGGCACCAACATGTCGACCGTGCAGCAGGATCTGCAGGCGGCGATCAGTCGGATCAAGGCCCTGCTTCCCGATGAGGCGGACTCCCAGGTGATCACCGGCAGCATCGACGACTTCCCGGTCCTGCAGCTGAGTGTCACCGACGAGGGGTCCAAGAGCGCCCTCGCCGAACGGTTGAAGACCGTCGTCGTGCCGGAGCTGGAGAAGGTGGACGGCGTACGGGCCGTCTCAGTAGCGGGCGCCCCGCAGCCCCGCGTCCAGATCGATCTCGATCTGAAGAAGCTCACCGCCGCCGGTTTGGCGCCGACCGCCGTTACCGGTGCCCTGGGGGCCAGCGGCGCGGTCATCTCGGCCGGAACGCTGACCGAGGGATCGCGGACACTGGCTGTCACCGTGGGGAAGCGGCTCCGGTCCGCCGCCGACGTGGCTGGACTGCCGATGGTGAACCCACGCGGTCAGCAGACCACCATCGGTGACGTGGCCAAGGTCACTGACGCGGTGGCGCCCGCCACCTCGGTGGCCAGGACCAACGGCAAGGATTCGCTGTCCCTGTCGATCACCAAGACACCGGACGGCAACACCGTCGACGTCAGTGACGCTGTCAACGCGGCGCTTCCCGACCTTGCCAAGAAGCTCGGCAAAGGCGCCGCCTTCACCACCGTCTTCGACCAGGCCCCGTTCATCACCCAGTCCATCGACGATCTCACCACCGAGGGTGGCCTCGGCCTGCTGATGGCCGTCATCGTGATTCTGGTGTTCCTGCTGTCGGTGCGGGCCACCCTGGTGACGGCGATCTCCATCCCGGTCTCGGTACTGATCACCATGATCGGACTCAGAGTGAGCGACTATTCGCTCAACATCCTGACGCTGGGCGCCTTGACGATCGCCATCGGACGCGTCGTCGACGACTCCATCGTGGTGATCGAGAACATCAAGCGGCACCTGTCGTACGGCGAACCCAAACTCACGGCGATCCTGACCGCTGTCAGAGAGGTGGCATCGGCCATCACCGCAGCCACCATGACGACTGTCGCGGTGTTCCTGCCGATCGGCCTGGTCGGCGGCCAGGTGGGGGAGCTCTTCCGGCCGTTCGCGGTCACCGTTGGGCTCGCGCTGCTTGCGTCGTTGCTGGTCTCGTTGACCATCGTTCCGGTGCTGGCCTACTGGTTCCTGCGCTCGCCGGGCGGCCGGGTGGTCCCGGCCGAGGTCCGCCACAGGGCGGAAGAGAAGGAGCGCACCTCGATCCTGCAACGGGGTTATCTGCCGCTGTTGCGACGCACCATCCGGCATCCGGTGATCACGCTGCTGCTTGCCGCAGTGATCCTGGGTGGGACGGTGGCGCTCACCCCGCTGCTGCAGACGAACTTCCTCGGATCCAGCGGCCAGAACACGCTGACGGTACGGCAACAGTACGAGCCTTCCCTCAGCCTGGACAGCAAGAGTGACGAGGCGCGGAAGGTCGAGCAGGCCATCCGAGACGTGCACGGAGTGGTCACGGTGCAGACGACGGTCGGCAGCAGCGGGGGCGCCGAGGCGGCTTTCGGAGGCAGCAGCAGCGACTCAGCCATCTTCTCCGTCACCACCGACGAGAAGGTCGACCAGGCCACCATCGAGGCGGACGTCAGGGCGTCACTGGACCGGCTGCCCAATGGTGACGCGCTCACCGTCTCGGCCAGTGACTCCGGGTTCGGCAGCAACGCGGTGGAGGTGGTGATCAACGCCCCCGACTCCGGCAGGCTCAGCGATGCCGCCACTGCCGTCCTGACGGAGATGAAGAAGGTGCCCGGGGTAGCTGAGGTCAGCTCCTCCCTGTCGGCCGACCAACCGATGATCCAGGTCAGTGTCGACCGGGCCAAGGCGGCCAAGGCAGGAGTCAGCGACCGGGCCGTGGCGCAGACCCTGAAGGGAGTTCTGGCGCCGGCCACGGTCGGCTCGATCGAGACCGGCGGCAGCACCCAGGACGTGGTGCTGAGCAGCGGGGACGTCCCGGTGAGCCTGGACGAGCTGCGAGACCTCATGATCAACAGCTCCACCGGTCAGGTGAAGCTGCGGGACGTCGCGCGGGTGGAGGAGGTCAAGGTGGCCACCTCGGTGGCCCACACCGACGGCCAACGCAGCGCCACAGTCTCACTCACCCCTGCCGGTGAGAACCTGCGAGAGGTGAACGCAGCAGTCACTCAGGCCCTGACCCGGGTCGACCTGCCGGAGGGGGTGGACGCGAAGCTGGGCGGGGTGACCGCAGACCAGGCGGACGCCTTCACCCAACTCGGACTGGCGCTGCTGGTGGCCATCGCCATCGTGTACGTCGTGATGGTGGCGACCTTCAAGAGCCTGATTCAACCTCTCATCCTGCTCGTCTCCGTGCCGTTTGCCGCCACCGGCGCGCTACTGGCGTTGTTGATCACCGGCACGCCTCTGGGCGTACCATCGTTGATCGGGCTGTTGATGCTGGTCGGCATCGTGGTGACCAACGCCATCGTGTTGATCGATCTGGTGAACCACTACCGGACAGCAGGTCAGTCGATCGAGGATGCACTGATCAACGGGGCCAGGCAGCGACTTCGACCTATCCTGATGACGGCGGTGGCGACGATCATGGCGTTGACCCCGATGGCCCTCGGCGTCACGGGGGGCGGGGTGTTCATCTCGCAGCCGTTGGCCATTGTCGTGATCGGTGGCCTGATCTCCTCGACGGCGCTGACGCTGGTGCTGGTGCCGGTGTTGTACGAGCTCGTCGAGACCACCAAGCGCCGTCGAGCGGAGCGGCGGGGACTGGAGTCCGCGGGTGCGGAAGCCGCTCCGCGCAGGGCCGCACTGTGA
- a CDS encoding alpha-amylase family protein: protein MTLWADHAIFWHVYPLGFVGAAKEAPLQTGVAHPLGRFEGWLDYLTDLGCSGLMLGPIFASASHGYDTVDHFRIDPRLGDDADFERLQRLASEHGLHLVLDGVFNHVGRAFPKFVEAECAPESAAGRWFRRRDGGWDTFEGHDQLVCLNHDEPEVLDYVVQVLRHWLDRGASGWRLDAAYAVPTGFWRKAIEQVRETHPEAWFVAEVIHGDYGDFARASGVDSVTQYELWKAIWSSLNDGNFFELEWTLQRHNDFLASTTPLIFVGNHDVTRIGTRVEDERRLQHALVALLTVGGIPSIYAGDEQAFRGVKEDRVGGDDAVRPEFPPTPGGLAPFGWATYRLHQRLIGLRRRHPWLVRARTETLQVANESLAFRTFDPDHPARQLVVLLNIGASAVSFDLQPGGLDRLEGSGEHSGDVVEAHGWRILGSH from the coding sequence ATGACCTTGTGGGCAGATCATGCGATCTTCTGGCACGTGTACCCGCTGGGCTTTGTGGGCGCAGCCAAGGAAGCACCCCTGCAGACCGGGGTGGCGCATCCGCTGGGCAGGTTCGAGGGGTGGTTGGACTACCTCACCGACCTCGGTTGCTCGGGGCTGATGCTGGGTCCGATCTTCGCCTCTGCCAGCCACGGCTATGACACCGTCGACCACTTCCGGATCGACCCCCGGTTGGGGGACGACGCGGACTTCGAGCGGCTCCAGCGGTTGGCATCGGAGCACGGTCTGCACCTGGTGCTGGACGGCGTGTTCAATCACGTCGGTCGCGCCTTCCCGAAGTTCGTCGAGGCCGAGTGCGCCCCGGAGTCTGCCGCGGGGCGGTGGTTCAGGCGCCGTGATGGCGGCTGGGACACCTTCGAGGGCCACGACCAGCTGGTCTGCCTGAACCATGACGAGCCCGAAGTGCTCGACTACGTCGTCCAGGTCCTGCGTCACTGGCTGGATCGGGGCGCATCCGGTTGGCGGCTGGACGCCGCCTATGCAGTGCCGACCGGCTTCTGGCGGAAGGCGATCGAGCAGGTGCGCGAGACACATCCGGAGGCCTGGTTCGTCGCCGAGGTGATCCACGGCGACTACGGAGACTTTGCGCGCGCCTCGGGAGTGGACTCGGTCACCCAGTACGAGCTGTGGAAGGCGATCTGGAGCAGCCTGAACGACGGCAACTTCTTCGAGCTGGAATGGACGCTGCAGCGCCACAACGACTTCCTGGCCTCGACCACGCCCCTGATCTTCGTCGGCAACCACGACGTGACCCGGATCGGCACCCGGGTGGAGGATGAGCGCCGTCTCCAGCATGCGCTGGTCGCGCTGCTCACGGTGGGCGGCATCCCCTCCATCTATGCCGGCGACGAGCAGGCGTTCAGGGGAGTGAAGGAGGACAGGGTCGGCGGCGATGATGCGGTCAGGCCGGAGTTCCCGCCGACGCCCGGCGGTCTGGCGCCCTTCGGTTGGGCGACCTATCGCCTGCATCAGAGGCTGATCGGTCTCCGACGGCGGCATCCCTGGCTGGTTCGGGCGAGGACCGAGACTCTCCAGGTCGCCAACGAGAGTCTCGCGTTTCGCACGTTCGATCCCGACCACCCGGCGCGGCAGCTGGTCGTGCTACTGAACATCGGCGCCTCGGCCGTCTCGTTCGATCTGCAGCCGGGTGGGCTGGACCGGCTCGAGGGTTCGGGTGAACACTCCGGCGATGTCGTCGAAGCACACGGGTGGCGCATCCTCGGGTCCCACTGA
- a CDS encoding class I SAM-dependent methyltransferase has product MDRPRRTPYPAAAPGWLVGGSRRRVLDLGSGSGAFAEMLTGDGHQVFCLDREAANVAAVAERLGTRLHLVARAEALPFESCHFDVVTASQTLHRFAPGLALSEIARVLVPGGHLGIAYNTRDDTVPWVKRLTRLMREADPNSMTGDFGVDSIEMVAESPYFGPLQRRDFRNWVPITRSGLIKLVDRRPSTRDLPADVREQLLRDVGELYDTSARPPEPLLLPFQASCWRAEVDHSQLTLTDPDDDGLEIPLRF; this is encoded by the coding sequence ATGGATCGACCTCGACGTACTCCCTATCCAGCCGCTGCGCCAGGCTGGCTGGTGGGTGGCAGCCGACGGCGGGTGCTCGACCTGGGCTCCGGGTCGGGAGCCTTCGCTGAGATGCTGACCGGCGATGGCCACCAGGTGTTCTGTCTGGATCGCGAGGCGGCCAACGTGGCTGCCGTCGCCGAGCGGCTCGGCACCCGGCTCCACCTGGTGGCCCGAGCCGAGGCACTGCCGTTCGAGTCCTGTCATTTCGACGTCGTCACCGCTTCGCAGACCCTGCACCGTTTCGCACCGGGCCTGGCATTGTCAGAGATCGCCCGGGTATTGGTGCCTGGCGGGCATCTGGGCATCGCCTACAACACGCGTGACGACACGGTGCCGTGGGTGAAGCGACTGACCCGACTGATGCGGGAGGCGGACCCGAACTCGATGACCGGCGACTTCGGTGTCGACTCCATCGAGATGGTGGCCGAGAGCCCCTACTTCGGTCCGCTGCAGCGTCGTGACTTCCGCAACTGGGTGCCGATCACCCGTTCCGGACTGATCAAGCTGGTCGATCGACGACCATCGACCCGAGATCTCCCGGCAGACGTTCGAGAGCAGCTCCTGCGCGACGTGGGTGAGCTCTACGACACCTCCGCGCGGCCACCTGAGCCGCTGCTGCTGCCCTTCCAGGCATCCTGCTGGCGAGCAGAGGTGGATCACTCCCAGCTCACCTTGACCGATCCCGACGACGACGGCCTGGAGATCCCCCTGCGCTTCTGA
- a CDS encoding oxidoreductase, whose translation MTDPLADLARLEGVPSAVVAARDAVDAVLRDRGLRQIPAATTAEALLAGASASAELEGDRERWLPGAVRLSTELIDLAQLIRTSPGQVLARAHTLLAHGQAPEESLGRLRPGGEVSERVRGLNQTLTGRTEAPALVLAAVAHAELATLVPFGPGDGILGRAVEHMILISAGLDPRAATVPAAGHLRAERQGGSYFASLTSYRSGTARGVRDWLIHCARAVAYGAELSPLAQSPPGGGTART comes from the coding sequence GTGACCGATCCGCTCGCCGACCTCGCTCGGCTGGAGGGCGTACCCTCAGCCGTGGTAGCCGCCAGAGACGCCGTGGATGCCGTTCTGCGCGATCGCGGGCTGCGCCAGATCCCGGCAGCGACGACAGCCGAGGCCCTGCTCGCCGGAGCCAGCGCCTCGGCAGAGCTGGAGGGCGACCGGGAGCGGTGGTTGCCCGGGGCGGTGCGACTGTCGACCGAGCTCATCGATCTGGCCCAGCTCATCCGGACCTCGCCGGGTCAGGTGCTCGCCAGGGCACACACCCTGCTGGCGCACGGCCAGGCGCCAGAGGAGTCCCTCGGCCGCCTTCGGCCGGGTGGCGAGGTCTCGGAGCGCGTGCGAGGCCTCAACCAGACGCTGACCGGCCGGACCGAGGCGCCGGCTCTGGTGCTGGCCGCGGTGGCTCACGCTGAGCTTGCCACCCTGGTGCCGTTCGGCCCCGGCGACGGGATCCTCGGCCGCGCTGTCGAGCACATGATCTTGATCTCGGCTGGGCTCGACCCGCGGGCGGCGACAGTCCCGGCCGCCGGCCATCTTCGGGCCGAGCGACAGGGCGGAAGTTACTTCGCATCGCTAACGAGTTATCGCAGCGGGACTGCGCGGGGGGTGAGGGATTGGCTGATCCATTGCGCCCGGGCGGTCGCCTACGGCGCTGAGCTGTCACCGTTGGCGCAGTCGCCACCCGGGGGCGGAACGGCCCGGACGTGA